A genomic window from Diorhabda sublineata isolate icDioSubl1.1 chromosome 8, icDioSubl1.1, whole genome shotgun sequence includes:
- the LOC130448492 gene encoding early endosome antigen 1-like has product MSFSKARLQRFNEVKLTTSSTSKGLSEKPKIRPKVTLQCDKSIDKSKSETGSSQSIPVFRTPTVLKQKLKKTVKTCASSTPNIKEAANQNLEILREKIVECENKDAFIKDLTQQLEELKEKINQIRKDKENIENEKTKCEQVINDLKKQQEINLETIQSEFQQKLLKTSSLKVKVCEKLHHLKEDFEKFRNIYVTDLNDLKNNFDELPVRFNEYLIQYDTILKQKQAEIDHQKKNLEILKQNSIEIEKQNSAQIENLKKEQQIEMENLEFELLKTMTNLQKEKDTCAIKIAEMQKIMDAKIEETREVFEKEKIKYQLELKMNDKQQENRDSDLEKLELEWKTKLKQQETKAEAILKECQAISEYNIIQCTIEKNAVANDLKQTTEQLNKIKTNYEELTDDFNNLKNKYDVLESELISKKEELQAVTTYLNEEIEQYKKVSKEKSAFEYTIKNSQRTIEVLTKRLFRSDRDVEQLKEELRDYEEKMLEYEEKNAQLQSDLKHMQEFNEELEMQFESTIKLNCKDVENLGDKLLKEVDDYKKEVGLYKKKFEREEELKKDIMLQLHEAYDMINRLKEGYENAETLCSQHKFEVEQSQNELEDYHMREMDWNIIKDKLECTVKDLENHLESKTREIAELKQQIASLKQESESISHYSEYYKQKVEELESEQRDNGKIHKKYIELSGKYDFLSSKYEELEVENSHNKMNLRKLIEERNEDNWKMKYESQVVLCKKLELENEKLKREIEDRLYDLDIKQRTPKSKKIKDDDRDTKKYIKKNRNPKEDKENMNSPNRTLNSSRIDSPLRDRN; this is encoded by the exons ATGTCGTTCAGTAAAGCAAGACTCCAAAGATTTAACGAGGTTAAAT tAACTACTTCGTCTACTAGTAAGGGACTTTCTGAAAAGCCAAAGATAAGACCAAAGGTAACTTTACAATGTGATAAATCAATAGATAAATCCAAATCTGAAACAGGTTCTTCCCAAAGCATTCCAGTTTTCCGTACT CCAACTGTGTTGaaacagaaattgaaaaagacTGTAAAAACATGTGCCTCATCAACCCCCAATATTAAAGAAGCTGCAAACCAGAATTTGGAGATTTTAAGGGAAAAAATTGTGGAATGTGAAAATAAAGATGCATTTATTAAAGATTTAACGCAACAACTTgaagaattgaaagaaaaaattaatcaaattcgaaaagataaagaaaatattgaaaatgaaaaaacaaaatgtgaacaagtaattaacgatttaaaaaaacaacaagaaaTCAATTTAGAAACTATACAGAGTGAattccaacaaaaattattgaaaacttcGAGTTTAAAAGTTAAAGTATGTGAAAAACTTCATCAtttaaaggaagattttgaaaaatttcgaaatatttatgtcactgatttaaatgatttgaaaaataatttcgatgAACTTCCGGTTCGTTTTAACGAATATTTGATACAATACGAcacaattttaaaacaaaaacaagcAGAAATCgatcaccaaaaaaaaaatttggaaatactAAAACAGAATTCCATCGAAATTGAAAAGCAAAACTCCGCTCAaatagaaaacttgaaaaaagaacaacaaatcgaaatggaaaatttaGAATTCGAATTGTTGAAAACTATGACTAATctgcaaaaagaaaaagacaCTTGCGCGATAAAAATCGCGGAAATGCAGAAAATAATGGATGcgaaaatagaagaaacaagagaagttttcgaaaaagaaaaaattaagtatcagttagaattgaaaatgaatgatAAACAGCAGGAAAATCGCGATAGCGACttggaaaaattggaattggaatGGAAAACAAAGTTGAAACAACAAGAAACTAAAGCTGAGGCTATTTTAAAAGAATGTCAAGCTATAAGTGAATACAATATAATACAATGCACTATCGAAAAAAACGCAGTCGCCAACGATCTAAAACAAACTACagaacaattaaataaaattaaaacaaactatGAAGAACTAACAGACGATTTTAATAACTTGAAGAACAAATACGATGTTCTAGAATCGGAATTGatttccaaaaaagaagaattacaAGCTGTGACGACAtatttaaatgaagaaatagaaCAATACAAGAAAGTGTCAAAAGAAAAATCGGCATTTgaatatacaattaaaaattccCAACGTACCATCGAGGTATTAACTAAACGACTGTTTCGTTCAGATCGAGACGTGGAACAACTAAAAGAAGAACTACGAGATTACGAGGAGAAAATGTtggaatatgaagaaaaaaacgcGCAGTTGCAATCTGATTTAAAGCACATGCAGGAATTCAACGAAGAACTTGAAATGCAATTTGAATCTACTATAAAATTGAATTGCAAAGACGTGGAAAATCTCGGtgataaattgttgaaagaagtagatgattataaaaaagaagttgGTTTGTATAAGAAGAAATTTGAACGGGAAGAGGAATTGAAAAAAGATATTATGCTACAACTTCACGAGGCTTACGATATGATCAATAGGTTGAAAGAAGGATACGAAAACGCCGAAACATTATGCAGTCAACATAAATTTGAA gtGGAACAATCGCAGAATGAGTTAGAAGACTATCACATGAGAGAAATGGATTGGAATATAATAAAAGACAAATTAGAATGTACGGTAAAAGACCTAGAGAATCATTTGGAATCGAAAACGCGCGAAATAGCAGAACTCAAACAACAAATTGCCTCTTTGAAACAGGAATCTGAATCTATTTCACATTATTCTGAGtattacaaacaaaaagttGAAGAACTGGAATCAGAACAGAGAGataatggaaaaattcataaaaaatatattgaattgtccggaaaatacgattttttgtCGAGCAAATACGAAGAATTAGAAGTGGAAAACTCccataataaaatgaatttgagaaaattgataGAAGAAAGGAACGAAGATAATTggaaaatgaaatatgaatcGCAGGTTGTTTTATGTAAGAAACTCGAGTTGgagaatgaaaaattaaaacggGAAATTGAAGATCGTTTG TATGATTTGGATATTAAACAACGAACACCAaagagcaaaaaaataaaagacgaTGATAGGGATACGAAGaagtatataaagaaaaataggaaTCCgaaagaagataaagaaaacatGAACAGTCCAAATAGGACGTTGAATTCCAGTAGAATCGATTCTCCTTTGAGAGACAGAAATTGA